Part of the Solanum pennellii chromosome 10, SPENNV200 genome is shown below.
TTTTTGGAATAAACTGGACGATAAATATTCATTCATGTTCTTTATGAGTTGATTAAGTAATCTTCACATTCCCAATTCAGTTTTTCTAGCGCTCCTCAATTTAACTAGAGaactaaaaactataataaaattattagctAAAAAAGACTGTAAGTCAATCTGAGTCGAGTTGATATTAACCAAACAAATAGCTCCCTTTGCCATGCAAAGATATTTCAGTAGAGAAAGATAGAAAAACGAGACCGTTGTTGATTAAAAAAAGACTCTAAAGATGCCCTAGGGTTGAGTTATAGGGGCAAAAGCTAAGAAACTTGTGATTCAgatcacatatttgaatatgCTCGATACGATCAGAACCTAATATtaagtcaagaaaaataattatagcaAACCCATTATTCTCGAGTTTCAAAAGCTATAATTGATCTAGGAAGTTggcctaaaaaaattaaaaatagaggGACCCAACTAAAGATTCATAAGGATTGAGTCATAGGGTCTCTATTAATCAAAGCCACTAGCATTGAATATTCATAAAGCAGGTTAATTAAGCCTTATATTATTGACAATGTATCACATAACAAGACAAAGTGATCAATCACACATATTCAAATCAGAAATAAATACAACTTTATAGAAAAGTAAGGGCAACTTGATGGACAAAGCATCCGAAAGAACCGCATCCCAAGAAAGGATATTATGTAGATATTACACATAACTTATAGGTTACACGAAGAGAACAAAACATCCTCTTTtaacaaaatttgatgaaagaATCACATCTCAATAAAGGATATGATGTAGACATCCTATCGTAATAGGAACCGTCAGTGACTACTTTTATAGTTTGAACACATAACTTATAGGTTACGCGAGGAGAACTTTACTGCTTCAGAGCTCCAAATCAAGTCTTGAAGTATAGAAAGTTAGAAGTCCAAACAAAAAGCCAACATCAGGAGATCACAAACACTTCTATCAACAGAAACTTACACAAGTAAATGAAGCACTTTACAAGAATTGtccacaaaaaaagaaaaggaagaaagtaCTATACAAGATAGAAGCAAAGAAGCACAATCTGGTTGTGTTTCAAAACCAAACTTCTTGCAAAGTAGCTTACCTATAACTCAAGTAATAACAACCAGATTTCAGTCTGCAAACTTTCAGATTCTTTAGCCAAATCCAACTAGTTCGGAATTGCGATGTAGTTGATTGATACTTGAACAAAGACAGTTTTTTTCATCTAAACATCTAAATATGGATTGTGGACTCAAATGTGTGTCCCTTCAAGGCAGGAAAATTGCAACACGAAGACTAATGATATGTTTCTTGATTTGTTCATGTCATCCTCACCATGCTGATCTTCTCTGTATCGTTCAAATTTCAACATCGACTAATCATACTTCTCTCTTCAAGAATGCACAagaaagaaaaccccaagaaaGTCCTAAAACAATGTCAGCGACAGCGACAAGATCCATATATGAAACAAAGGAAGTAAGGCAACATAAGACTAATCACacttttctttgatttgtttgtgTCATCCTTGAACAAGGGATCATGCTAATCTTCTTTGTATCGTCCCTCGAAGGAACGAGGACTAATCATATTTCTCTCTCCAAGAATACACAAGAAAGAAAACCCAAGAAAGTCCTAAAGCAATGTCAGCAACAACCAATCTTAGCCAATCGTGTCCGAGATCCTCCTCAAGCTTCCTCTCAAAGTAAATTCTCCAAACAGCCATAGCTATATGGAGGAGGACACATCCCTTAGCAAAGAAATTGTGAAACTCTCTGTCTTTAACAAATGCCACCATGAACAAGAAAAAACCAATGGCAAATAAAAGCAGACCAGAGAATGAATCTGATGTTTGGATTATCAATTGGTCATGGGGTGTCGATCCAAAAAGCTTACTCGCGCGCTCTCTTCCATGGCTAAATATAAACACCTCATTGCTATAAAACATCATCAAAGCTCCAGAAGTTAAGGCCACTATAGAATGAAGTATACACAAGAGGAAAAAACCAGATGACCCCATTTGATCTCTTTGAAACACCCAAAAGTATCTCCTTTTTTAACACACCAAAGCTTCAATCTTTGTACAACAACGAGAACAACTACGCCTCAGTTACGAACAAGTTGTGGTCGGGTATATGAATGCTACTTCTTGATTATACTATATAAGAGGAAAAAACTATATGACCCTATTGATTATTTGAACCAATACCCAAAATTATCTACTCCTTTTAGCTCACCAAAGCTTCAATCTTTatacaagaataacaaaaaCTATGACTCAATCCCAAACAAGTTGAGGTCGCTAAATGAATCCTCACTTCTTCTTTTAAGTTCATATCATactaaataataggaaaaatcCAGATGGCTTCCTTTCATCACTTGAAACACCCaagtttctctctttttttagcTCTCAAAAGCTTCAATTTCTATGCCTGGAGAATACATAAGAGGGAAACATACAGATTACACTTTTGATCACTTGAAACACCCAAAGTTAGTTTAAACTCAAAAGCTTCAAGATTAATGAGTGGAGAATACATATATAAGAGTTATATGAATCCAGATTGACCCTATTGATTATTTCAAACAATACCAAAAATTACCTCCTTTTTTAGCTCTCCAAAGGTTCATTTTTTCAATACATAAAGAGGACAAACTACAGATGAACCAACTGATCATTTCAAACAATACACAAAATTACCTCCTTTAAGCTCACCCAAAGGTTGAACATTTATGAGTGGATAATAcataagaagaacaaaaaaactAGATGACCCCTTTTGATTAGTTCAAACACCCCAAAATTCTCACTTTTTCAGctaattaaatattcattttagGCACAAAAACATCTTCAAGATTCACACAGGTACAAAACAATGAATCACTTAGATTTGGCCACCTATTCACAAGAACACACAAAACATAACAGTGAAACTTTTTAAACCAAATGTTGAAAGAATGAGTTTTTCCTCAATTCTCAAGAACCCCATCAAACAAGAACAGTAAAAAAGACTAACCAAATGTTCAAAAGAATTGAGTTTTTCCTCAATTCTCAAGAACCCCATCAaacaaaaatagtaaaaaacactaaccaaatattaaaaagaaagagttttttctcaattttcaaCAACCCCATAAACCAAAACAGTGAAAAACACTAACCAAATGTtcaaaagaaagattttttcCCTCAATTCTCAAGAACCCCATAAACCAAAACAGTGAAAAAGACTAACCAAATGTTCAAAAGAAAGACCTTTTCCACAAATCACAACAAACCCAGAAAATAAATTGTCCAAAAAAGGATAAATCATTAACATATATACCTGAAAAGAGATCACTCTGGTATATGAACAACAGGATTTTGGTCCATTTACAGTTCTCCAAATGTCAATTTTTAAGAATTTGTGACTGATCTGGATGAAAGATTAGACAGACAGATGGACTTCAAGATTTAGAGAGATAAAAGAAGGCTTTGGATccaaaaacccaaattctcaAACAGCTGGAAAGTGATGGAAGGCAAGGAATATGGAAgagatatttcttttttcttctttttcatatattttatagaGAGTGtgtaaaaaaaagaacataaaatctTATTACAAACAAATACCATAtctgttttgattgttacttctGATGTCtcaatttttatatcatatttagaattctaaaatttaaattgatttatttttgatcGTAAGTTTTTTTCatatacttttataatatattgGATTGTCAATAagtgtaatttataatttttctttttacgtaatttacaaatacataaaaaaaagtttaatcttttataaaaaatatttcacgCGTAAATTCTCAATTTGATTCtcgaaaaaaaatgatatgtgtcatataaattgggatataggaaatattattttctgttgtattataatttttcttttgacgTAATTTacgaatatataaattttatttttaaaaaattaaatatttcatgtGTAAACTCTTAGTTTGACTTtcgaaaaaatgaaatttgccATTTATATTGCgacagaaaaaatattatttttcgttgtattgtataattaaatttgttattatataatGGTAAAAgtctaattttataaaataacttatttgaTAGGATAacattgtttcttttatttttcgttGTAATAAAGTTAGAAGTTCTTTCAATAAAAGTTTTTCTACCTCGGATTCGGAGAGACAATGATAAGCACTATGTAGGCTTTACTCtcttcattattcattttatgagatttagctACATATGTTATTGCTATTATCTTTGTTTGTTATAATTTTACTATGTACTTTATCTCTCTCGTAGATTATCGTCTATTcaaagattatattttttaaaataatatcatatcatataatataataaatacgaTATAATATACTATGAAATGGTACGTGTGAGTGTAGGGACGGTTACTAATgctagaatatattttttttctatttatatacaaacaaaaaaagataaaatctttGGTGTAAATTAAacgttttttctatttttctcattttgttcttttttttgcattatctttttccttttttttttgtttcttatttttaattagtgGTGATTATGTGATGTAGTAATTAAAGGGATTAATTGCACTTAATTcttgataaaattttaatttatttctcgTGAGATTTGACTAAGTACATACCCCtcaaataattgaattattaattttctatcACTTTCCTTGtgaatattcatatatttatttttattattttataaatagttaaaatacaatatattttaaatatgaaataactaaacacacatattttaattaattaaatatattaatatgttaaAAGGCAAAACAATCTTGAAGTCATGGGCTTACATGATCTACTATAATATTCATGGTTTtggattatattattttcaattattttactttctttaaagtgatgaaatacaattatttgtagatatcttttaaaaattattttaaatgactAGTTAACTCTTGAATTCAAGCACTTAAGAatggaaaaaaattgttaagaGTACTATTTGCAAAATTGGAGCTTGTATTACGTGAATTCGAATAATCAGACtcttatataaatatcaaacatcgatgtgaaaaacaaaaaaataataatagttagCAATGCTTCTTGCGTGtgaataaattaatgaaatgtattatatatgtTAGCAATTGTTGGTTAACAATCGCTCTTGTGTGAATAGCCATGGTGTGCAGAGCCCACATTGGAGTTCCGACTAAATCCGAATTGCGTTGTGCACCACAATCCGAAATAGCCATTTCATCTAAAAGAGGGAGAATGTAGTATAACATTTGTGAATCAAAACGGATTTAAGTTATTTACACTACCAGTACACGTAATATAACTAACATTTTCCGAAAACCAAAACTTAGTACAATGGGCAATACTTATTGATTTGGATCTCTGAATGAACTTTATACTCTTTTTGATCATAAAATCAAAGGAAAAGTATGTAACATCCGATAAAATTAGAACGATACAGGTAACAAAAGAAAAGGTCTACTTACATTGATTCTGACTAGCTGTATCAACTAATCTATCGATGAGACGTCTTAGCCTCTGAGCCCCTGGCCCGGGTCTTAGCTTTTTCGGGTTCCCAACTTTTGAACAAGGTGGATTCCCCGCGCACCAACCACCCGGGGTGAAGGTACCATTCACCCTGTGTAGAAACTCTTGATCAATCTTGTCCATAACTAGATCATCACTCTTGAATTTTCGCGCAAATGCAGCGCCACTTGCTATCATTTTTCCAATGTCATTGAGTGATAGAATGTGTGGATGTTGTTTTGGTGGAACATCCCAAGATATATAGTGTAAGTCATGGTTAATAACTGTTGATGAAAACTCAGGAGCATTGCAGATAACTGTTTGAAAATAGCCTTCTGGAGAGGACACGAAATTCGAGTAGTACATAAGTAGAGTCCTTGGAAGATTATCCCAACCCCATACGCAATACTCTATAAACGCGCGTGACAACACTGTCCAAGCTGAGCCTGTTACAAAATTTGTCACGTGATcagtgaggattcatatagccgaCTACTCCAGGCAGAATGGTGCAGATCTAGGGTGGAGCTACAGGCCTATGTTGCCTGGATACTCCAAAAGTAGTGCGTCTTTTGGAGAATCTGTCATGAGTGTGGaaacatttttggagagtcgGAGCAACATAAGCTTAGGCTAGACCATGTATTTGTGTTTACGAAAATCTACTTAATATATATCAGATCAGAGCTAGTAAACCGCCTATTTTAGGATCCAGAATCCATAAACTCAAAATCCTAACTCTGTCTCCGACCATATCATATAGTTCATATTCTAACAAAGTCATTTCCATATATACATTTGATTGGTAAATTTGCTTAGTCGTGAGTTGCATATATGcaaaatttatcatcaattcatcaaacGACGATACTAAGTATGCATATCGATCACATCCAAAGATTGCAGACGAGTGCCAACTGCGTCTTAACATGGTACCAATAGTTTAGTTTCTTTACTACAACAGCTCAAAAGGTTATGGTATCAAACATGTATGTTGACGTTACGTAGCACATTCTACTTGCATTTGTAAGGCGTAAATATCAGCAAACATGTTCAAGAAGGCTAAAAGTATTCAGATTTAGCATTTAAAATCTTACCAGTAAAGAGTTTAAAGGCTGTGGGAAGAGTTCTCCTTGGTGCAACCCAAAATATATCAGACTTAGTATTCTGATACAGCCCGGGGTCTATGATAAGCGGCATTGCCCTTTCCGACCTGCAATAGGATAAATCGAGTGACATAAAAGTTAACGAATGAGCTACAAATACAGACAAAGAACAAGTCAAGAAACTCGGTGAACTTATAGGGGAACATACTCTTTCCATCTCAACCGGCTGGTGTGCTCAACAAAGTTAAAGTCGCGTTTTACTTGAGAAAACATGTAGAGAAGATCTGTAAAGCAATAGAATAAATCACATTTCACCTTCAAGTAAAGAATAAATGGTCAGAACATACTATTTCTAGCTATGTTGCTCGGATTCTGCAAAAATGTTGACAAGAGTATGTCGGATCCCCCAAAAGTAGTACATTCTTGGAGGATTTTGAAGAGTACGAGCAACATAATTGTCTAGTATGAGAGTTGAAAA
Proteins encoded:
- the LOC107001824 gene encoding beta-glucuronosyltransferase GlcAT14A-like, yielding MRSLNAEKRWLFPLIISSLVFIFLLVTSFDLGLISSLHSINSVFSIFPSCVMENQTSPYINEVKVQQAPSPPPPPSPSPPPPPPSPPPPPPAAPRFAYLISGSKGELNQLWRTLKSIYHPWNYYIVHLDLKSAAEERLELASRIANESVFAKIGNVHMITKANMVTYRGPTMVANTLHAASILLKKYTDWDWFINLSASDYPLLTQDDLLYMFSQVKRDFNFVEHTSRLRWKESERAMPLIIDPGLYQNTKSDIFWVAPRRTLPTAFKLFTGSAWTVLSRAFIEYCVWGWDNLPRTLLMYYSNFVSSPEGYFQTVICNAPEFSSTVINHDLHYISWDVPPKQHPHILSLNDIGKMIASGAAFARKFKSDDLVMDKIDQEFLHRVNGTFTPGGWCAGNPPCSKVGNPKKLRPGPGAQRLRRLIDRLVDTASQNQCK
- the LOC107002573 gene encoding uncharacterized protein LOC107002573, with translation MGSSGFFLLCILHSIVALTSGALMMFYSNEVFIFSHGRERASKLFGSTPHDQLIIQTSDSFSGLLLFAIGFFLFMVAFVKDREFHNFFAKGCVLLHIAMAVWRIYFERKLEEDLGHDWLRLVVADIALGLSWVFFLVYSWREKYD